In the genome of Solibacillus silvestris, one region contains:
- a CDS encoding imidazolonepropionase, with translation MAILINNANEVLTMESDVKLPRRREQMSELGLKTEVSVLIEGDRIAMIAPLDEIKQEYPHLVGSAEVIDARGKIVMPGLVDCHTHLVHGGTREHELNMRLAGRSYMDIMNEGGGIHYTTTKTREASFDDLYNKTVQHLNEFLRHGVTTVEAKSGYGLDLENEIKQLYVVKKLQEEHVVDIVSTFMGAHAVPKEYKGNEDEFVKIIIEQMIPKVAELGLAEFNDVFCEKGVFTPAQSRLILEAGKAYGLTPKIHADEIEPYEGAELAAEVGAISAEHLLVASDEGIAAMAKAGTIAVLLPGTAFFLRAPYARGRLMVDSGVPVAISTDFNPGSSPTISLPFIQNLACMNMGMTMEEVLCATTINAAHAIKRADEVGTLEKGKQADVLILDVPNYKQLQYFYGMNHTDTVIKAGDVVVKGGSLL, from the coding sequence TTGGCTATTTTAATAAACAATGCAAATGAAGTATTAACAATGGAAAGTGATGTAAAATTACCTCGCCGTCGTGAGCAGATGAGCGAGCTCGGCCTGAAAACAGAGGTAAGTGTACTAATCGAAGGAGATCGCATTGCAATGATTGCGCCTCTTGATGAAATAAAACAGGAGTATCCGCATCTAGTAGGTAGTGCCGAGGTTATTGATGCACGAGGGAAGATTGTAATGCCAGGCCTTGTTGACTGCCATACACATTTAGTGCATGGGGGAACACGTGAACATGAGCTGAATATGCGTCTTGCCGGAAGGTCCTATATGGATATTATGAATGAAGGTGGCGGGATTCACTATACAACGACAAAAACACGTGAAGCGAGTTTTGATGATTTATACAATAAAACCGTTCAGCATCTAAACGAGTTTTTGCGTCACGGCGTTACGACAGTTGAAGCAAAATCGGGTTACGGTCTTGATCTTGAAAATGAAATCAAACAGCTTTATGTTGTGAAGAAACTGCAGGAAGAGCATGTGGTAGATATTGTATCGACTTTTATGGGCGCACATGCCGTTCCGAAAGAATATAAAGGCAATGAAGATGAATTCGTGAAAATTATAATAGAGCAGATGATTCCAAAAGTGGCGGAGTTAGGGCTAGCGGAATTCAATGATGTCTTTTGCGAAAAAGGAGTGTTCACACCTGCACAATCCCGTCTTATTTTGGAAGCAGGCAAAGCATACGGACTGACACCGAAAATCCATGCAGATGAAATCGAGCCATATGAAGGAGCGGAACTCGCTGCAGAAGTCGGTGCCATCTCCGCAGAGCATTTACTCGTTGCATCGGATGAAGGGATTGCTGCAATGGCAAAGGCAGGGACAATTGCAGTACTCTTGCCGGGAACCGCATTCTTTTTACGCGCACCGTATGCAAGAGGTCGCCTCATGGTTGATAGTGGTGTACCTGTAGCCATTTCAACGGACTTTAATCCAGGTTCGTCTCCGACAATCAGCTTGCCGTTCATTCAAAATCTGGCGTGCATGAACATGGGAATGACGATGGAAGAAGTGCTTTGTGCAACAACGATCAATGCTGCTCATGCGATAAAACGAGCAGATGAAGTCGGTACACTAGAAAAGGGTAAACAGGCAGATGTACTGATTTTAGACGTCCCGAATTATAAGCAGCTTCAATATTTTTACGGAATGAATCATACAGATAC